The genomic DNA GAACTGCTGCGCCACGAAGGAGCCCAGCAGGTACATGCCGGACTTCTTCGACACCACGCCCTGGGCGGCGTCCTGCCAGGTGCGGCCCATGAAGCCGTCCTGGTGGTACGGGAGGAGCTCGGCCCAGTGGTCGAAGACCGCCTTGACCTTGGGGTCGGTCCACGCCTCCTTGCCGGCCATCAGGGACTTGTGGAAGTCGTAGCCGTTGAGCCGGAAGTTGATCTGGTCGAAGGTGCCCATCGCCGGCCAGGCGTCCTTGTCGCCGAAGGCGATCGGGACCAGTCCGTCGCTCTTCATCTTCTTGCACAGGGCGACCAGTTCGTCCCACGTGGTGGGGACGGTGTAGCCCTTGTCCGCGAAGACGCTCTTGCGGTAGAAGATCGCCCACGGGTACGTGGTCAGCGGCACGAAGTAGTACTTGCCGTCCTCGCCCTTGCTGAGCTGCTTCATCGCGTCGGGGAAGTTGTCCCCGATCTTCGCCCAGACGTCGTCGATGGACGTGGCGAGCTTCTTGGCCGCGAAGAACTGCATGCGGTACCCGGCGAACCAGTTGAACACGTCGTCCGGCGTGCCCTGGAGGTAGGAGTTGATCTGCTCCTGGAAGGTGTTGTGGTCCTTCGTGTTGACCTTGACGGTGACGCCGGAGGTCTTCTTGAAGTCCGCGTAGACGCTCGCGAACGCCTTCTTCGGCACCGCGTCGGACGCGTTGGAGCCGAGGGTGACGGTCTTCGGGTCGGACGAGC from Streptomyces sp. NBC_01478 includes the following:
- a CDS encoding ABC transporter substrate-binding protein, coding for MPDFSLPAASRRSVLRGIGGAAVLGAGIPLLSACGSSGSSSDPKTVTLGSNASDAVPKKAFASVYADFKKTSGVTVKVNTKDHNTFQEQINSYLQGTPDDVFNWFAGYRMQFFAAKKLATSIDDVWAKIGDNFPDAMKQLSKGEDGKYYFVPLTTYPWAIFYRKSVFADKGYTVPTTWDELVALCKKMKSDGLVPIAFGDKDAWPAMGTFDQINFRLNGYDFHKSLMAGKEAWTDPKVKAVFDHWAELLPYHQDGFMGRTWQDAAQGVVSKKSGMYLLGSFVAQQFTVKADLDDLDFFPFPVINSAYGQDTVEAPTDGFMVSKSPKNHDGVVKLLEYLGTPAAEQLYLKTDPSVVAASSKADTSAYSPLQKKAFDMIGAAKSLTQFMDRDSRPDFTSTVMQPGLQKFLQNPKGVDSLLTSIERQKKTIFASS